The DNA segment TACAGTGGCATAGTCTCTGGTCTTTTCTTCAAACATAGCCTTGAGCATTCTTCTCACGGAGAAGGAAGAACCTATAGTCTGGGGTTGGTTCTCCTCCCTAAGTGGACTCCCTGGGAGGCGAAGCCCACATGCAGAACGTTAACTGAACTTTGTGATAGATTTGCCTTCTGAGAGCAAGGGCTTTTTCTATCATCCTGTGAATCCAGCCCGCTCTCCAGAGACACAAATGATGATTCAGAAGGAGCCGTGTGGGATTACATCCACTCACTTTCTCCCCAGAGGGAATGGGAGGTTTGCTGCTGTCCTATCAGCAGGTGAACCAACGAATGCATTTCCATGTTTATTCTCTTTGTTCTTTCAGTCATCCCATGAGGTGTGTTTGCATGGGCTGATTTGGGACCGGATGAGGCTAGAGTTTCTGTAAATGAGGCAAGACCCTgctggagaaaaccaaaaaaatcagggTCACGTCATAAATTAATAATGTTACTGGAAAATAATCACCCCAAATTTCTCAATGATAAATATTAATTGACTTAGCAGTTCTGATAGGCCTCGTCTTGTTTTTGAATTTCTTTTGTCAGCTTACCCTCCATCTCAGACATCTCCAGGTTTCTTAGCCACAATTTTTACTTCCTCATCCTGGATTGAGACCTACTCAGAAAATGAGCGTAATTCTCTCGCTCACtgcctctgccttttttttttttttttctgtgcatgaTAAAGTTTGATGATTGTAAAGTCCTTCTTGTTCTTATCCTTAAGTGTCTGCTGTTACTCTATTTCTTCACAGAGTTTTGGTTATTCAACTGTGGTGCAAGAAGCActtcaaaatagaaataatatatgAATATTGTCTAGAGCATAGAAAATTGTCTGTTTAAGATGAGGCAAATTGGGgtcatttctcttttaaaatagtCTGTGTGGCCACTACGACCTCACTACACTTACCTTCTTGCTCTCTAGTATGCTCCCTGCTTCACTCAAGTGCTAGCCCCAGCAGCTCCCATGCTTGAGATTCTTATTTCTCATTTCAAGGCCGTTTCAACTTTGTTTTATCCATTTGACTCCAAGCAAAGCACAAATCCTCACAGCACTCCTGGACCTTCTTCAATTTTCCCAGTCCACACTCATATCTCCCTTTTCGGATAGACACAAGCACATCATATTCACATGCTTCcagtaaaaataatgttttactgGTAGTATTTTTTGCTGCTCatgttttctgttctttgaagtaaTACAAggttattaaggagccctgggggtgcagtggttaagcgctaggctgctaacagaaaagtcagcggtttgaacctactaagccactccttggaagaaaagacatggcagtctactcccataaagattaaaaccaaaaaaaacccaaacctgttgccgttgagtcaattttgactcataatgattaaaaccttggaaaccctttggggcagttttactctgtcatatagggtcactgtaagttgaaatCACTGAGTCCGCACACAATCACAAGGTGTgaccaaaaaataaattttgcttgCTATCACACGCTGAGATAGAACTAAGGTTAATATTCCGATGCCTGTTCATTTAGGTATGCATAATCAGCACACTTTCAAATCTGATGAGGACAACGGGATGGCACTTCACACAGCTTTCTGTGGATACAAAGAGGTGTTGTGATTTGTCTCCACCTTTTTGCTTCTGATTTGCAACAAggatagagcaaaaaaaaaaaaaaatcctgaattttCTGAGTGTTGTTAATATTTATATTGATTAATACTGTGTATTTAAACTAGAATAAATATCAGAAAGCACAATTAGATACATTAATGGATTGTAATCCGTATAATTCGTTTTTCAATCCAAGCACATGCTCTATCTCACACTGAGTATCTGTCTGTTCAGTTACCGTAAACTCTCAGTAGATTCACACAATTGTCTCTTCAGAGACTTTGTATTTCTTTGTTGGATTTAATCCTAAAAGCCAAAATTTAATCCTGTTGTATATGGTACCATTTTGTAAAATTTCGTTTTCACTGTTTGTCGTGCTACATAAAATAGAATGGGTTTTCATGTTACATTTACGTCGAGACACCTTGTTAAACTCTCTTACTAATCCTAATAATACTTCAGAGCTCCTTTGTATTTTTTTACATACACTGTCATGTCTCTTGCGTATAATTAAAGTATGGTTCTCCTTcccaagtttgtgtgtgtgtgttgttgtagtgaggtgccatcgagttggttccaagttatagcacccctatgtacaacagaacaaaacactgcccagtcctgcaccatcgtcacaataattgctgtgtttgagcccaatgttgcagccactgtgtcaattcatctcgttgtaggtcttcctctttttcgatgattcTGTACCTCACCAAGCATGctggtcttctccagggactgagaagttcctcctgataacgtgtccaaagtgcgtgagacaAAGTCATGGCATccccacttccaaggagcactctggctgtacttcttccaagacagacttctttgcccttctggcagtccatgatatattcgatattccttgccaacaccacaattcaaagacatcatttcttcttttttttccgtattcattgttcagctttcatatgcatgtaaggtgattgaaaaccctgtgacttgggtcaggtgcaccttagtcctcttttgcttttcaacactttaaagaggtcttttgcaggagctTTGCCCGATgcgatatgttgtttgatttcttgacttctccatgggctttgattgtggatgcaagtaaaatgaaatctttaaaatatattcagaattATTTTCTAATGTCTTCAGCAGCTGTAGGAAGGGCCTTCTTTTTATTCCTGGATTTATTAATTTGTGTCCTTTCTCTTTTTATACACACccgcagacacacacatacacacacagtgtaATGGGTAGAATTGAAAgagttgttatggactgaattgtgtactcaataatgtgtgtcaatttggctaggccatgattcccagtattgtgtggttgtcctctattttgtgatctaattgtcctatgtgttgtaaatcctaatctctgcctgtggttaatgagacaagattaggttatattaaagaggattagggtgggatgcaacacccttactcaggtcacagctctGATTTGTagtgggagtttccctggggtgtggtctgcatcacgttttatcttacaagagataaggagagagaagcaagcaaagctatgggggcttcataccaccaagaaagaagcactgggagtggagcatgtcctttaggcccaaagtccctgctctgagaagctcctagaccagagtaagactgatgacaaggaccttcccccagaactgacagagacagaaagctgtcCCTtgaagctggagccctgaatttgaacttctagccccctacgctgggagagaataaacttctgtttcttaaagccatccacttgtggtacttctgttatagcagcactggatagctAAGATGAATAATGTCACGCCAAAATTTATGTCTATCCCAAACCTCaggatgtgaccttatttggaaataggatttttgcagatgtcattagttaagatgaggtcatactggattggGGAGGGCCTTAAATCCAATTACTAGTGTCTTTataagagaaaggagggagacatTTGGATACAGAGGCATGGGGGAGACATACAGGGAAGCAGGCCATTTAATAATGAAGATAGAGATTAGAGTGACAGAGTTgcaagccaaggagcaccaaggattgaaaacagccaccagaagctggaagaggcaaataGGATTCTTTCATAGAGTATTCAAGAGAACACAAACCTGGcaacatcttgattttggacttctagattCCAGAGCTGTGGGAGAATACATTTATGTGGTGTTAAGtcatccagtttgtggtaatttgttagagcaaccctataagactacacacacacacacacacacacacacacacacacacacacgtataaacAACTTCATTCATTAGTTTCAGTCGTTTAAAATAAAATGGTATGAGTTAGGGTATCTAGTCTACAATATTGCCAGAAACTGAAATCTGCATCATGTTTGTAAACCACATACATCATATTTAGACCCTTTAGTTCAACTTCCTACAACAAACATGGGGACGTTAAACCTCTAggcttccttctccttcctctcgCACAGAGCCTTATTTTTGTTAGCTTTTATACTATTATTTTTGCAAAGTTAATATTTGTGATCTTTACATCCTGTTTATAAACTTTCGTTTCTCTCTTTGGATGAATTTAATGCTGACAGTCATGTTATCACAGCTTAAGCATGCATCCGAAATTGATGATTGCCTgaaaaatagtttttttctttattatttcataCATGCATGTTCTGAGTTCTTACatgcataaaatatataaatattcacATGCATACGTGTATAAacagatatatatgtatacattatataaacacacacatgcacacacacatacacacatgtatgtacgtgtatatatatacatatatgtatatgcacgggcacacaaacacactcatatttttatgtgtttgaTGTATCATTTAGGATGCCTTtaccagaatcgacttgacggcactgggttttaactTCAAGTAACAGAAGACCACACTTAAAATGGCTTCAATAGTAAgaagatttatttttctcattttataggaAGTCTAAAAATAGAGAGCACTGAGGTGGTGAATTCTGGGACTCAGAATGGCATTCAGGGAGACAGAATCACAAGGACCAAGCTCACATACCCAGGATATTCAAAACCACCCCTCACAGGGATCTCTGTTTCCACAGTGCTCTCCACAGGGCGCCCTTCACCTCTGtgttcctcaaactgtagatCAGGGGGTTCAGCATAGGGTTGAAAAGGCTGTAGAACAATGATAGAATCTTCCTCTGTTCTTGAGAATGGCTGGATTTGGGGGCCATGTACATGGTGATGGCACTGCCAAAGAAGAGCCCAACCACACAGAGGTGGGAGGAGCAGGTAGAGAAGGCCTTTCTTCGTCCCTCCCCGGACTGGATCCTCAGGATGGCAAAGAGGATGCGAGTGTAGGAGACAAGCACCAGACAAAGGGGTCCTACTAAAACACACACAGAGCCAGCAAAGAGGACCACTTGGTTGAGTCTAGTGTCTGCACAGGCCAGCTTGAATACTGACATGATTTGACAGAAAAAGTGGTTGATTGTTTGTGGACCACAAAAGGGCAGCCTCAGAATGAGAGTAATATGGACCAGAGCCAAGAGGAAGCTAAATACCCAGCAAGCAGCGGCAAGACCAGTGCACACTCTCCAGCTCATGATCATGGTGTACAGCAAGGGGTGGCAGATGGCCACGTACCTGTCATAGGACATCACCACCAAAACCATACACTCTGTGACAGCAAAAGCCAGATACAAAAACGTCTGAAGTATGCAGGGACCAAAAGTGATAGTTTTCTTTTGCATCACGATGTTTGCTAGCATCTTAGGGACAGTGCTTGAGGCATAGGACATGTCAACAATGGCCAGGTGtgtgagaaaaaagtacatggggctGTGCAGTCGGGGGTCCAGCCAGACGAGCCCCAGGATGGTGCCATTTCCCACCAGGGTGAGGCCGTAAAATAGCAAGAATAACCCGAAGAGGAAAACCTCCAGTGCTGGATCAACCTGGAACCCCAGCAGTGTGACTTCTGTGAGCCATGTCTTATTGCTCCCCATGTTCTTGTGACGCATATATGCAATGATGCTCTTATGACAGCAATTTCAAAGCTGAGGtatagagaaaaagaagaaaaggcatacTCATTATAGAGTGAGAATTTATGTCAGAGACCACAATCAGTGATTCATGGGTTCAATCTGGACTTTAGGACTGTGTTGTTGACCTGTAAATTTTAGAGTACTTATTTTGTTTCATGAATATTCTGATCTTTAATAGAAGTTATGGCTTCATTTAAGACCCCTGGTGGCTCAACATTTAAGGGGTCaacagctaatcaaaaggttggaagtttaaacCCATTCAGCAGcgacacaagagaaagacctggggatctgctcccatacaggTTACAGCCTAGAGACCCTATtttgcagttctgctctctcccacGGCatggccgtgagtcggaatcaactcgacagcacacagctTCATTTGTCTCTTAAGAAGTCTTTGTTAGACTGTTTTAGAATTTAATTTCTCCAGGATTaagaggaaatatttaaaaagtatcaATGGTAAAACACAATTATCTACATAAGAACAACATTTCAGTAATTCAAGTCGTCTTCTCATCACCAACAGTCTTCACACAATGTCTTTCATGTGTTAATAAGGAGAGAGTCTGTCGATCTAAAATATTGTATCTACAAGATGCTCTTGAATGAATGAGAACAAAATAACATATTTCTGGATATACAAATGACAAGGGTATTCAGGACCTACAGATCTTGTTTACTATTAAAGTATATTTCtcaatgaaaataaaagtaaactGAGAAGTAAGTCAAGTATATAAAAACAATATGGAGCACATAATTTGATAAAACATCTTGGTAAATTTAATCATCTATGGGGTTATGGGGCAGAACATAATCATTTTGGTGTTTAAAAGGATAATattacttctttaaaaatataagtaaatgTACCCCTTAAAGGAGACATTTGATAAGTAGGTAAAGAATGTTAATATTCTTGAAAAGAATTGAAATACTGAATaagttcaaatttgttagagtagttTACTAAATTTGGATTTTAGTAATTAAAGAAAGCACTAAAAGAATGGACAGAAATTATGACTTCCAAGATGacagggaaacaaacaaaacatttaaaaaaaaatcatttcaacaGAAAGCAGAGACAAAAGGGAAGCAAATAAATTGATAAACAGAAAGCACAGAATAAGGTGGTATGAACAAGTTCATGCATATCACTTATCACATTATATGTAAATGTATTATTCTCACccattaaaagacagagattttcATATTAGATTTAAAACATAAGATCTTGTTATAAACTTCCTACAGGAGTCACACctaaacataaatacatacaaaaaagtttgaaaataaaataatggaaaaatgt comes from the Elephas maximus indicus isolate mEleMax1 chromosome 8, mEleMax1 primary haplotype, whole genome shotgun sequence genome and includes:
- the LOC126081709 gene encoding olfactory receptor 2A12; protein product: MGSNKTWLTEVTLLGFQVDPALEVFLFGLFLLFYGLTLVGNGTILGLVWLDPRLHSPMYFFLTHLAIVDMSYASSTVPKMLANIVMQKKTITFGPCILQTFLYLAFAVTECMVLVVMSYDRYVAICHPLLYTMIMSWRVCTGLAAACWVFSFLLALVHITLILRLPFCGPQTINHFFCQIMSVFKLACADTRLNQVVLFAGSVCVLVGPLCLVLVSYTRILFAILRIQSGEGRRKAFSTCSSHLCVVGLFFGSAITMYMAPKSSHSQEQRKILSLFYSLFNPMLNPLIYSLRNTEVKGALWRALWKQRSL